In one Parageobacillus genomosp. 1 genomic region, the following are encoded:
- a CDS encoding nucleotide modification associated domain-containing protein → MSWTGKEYRDIHSEESPINEFEQAVKETCNELADIIIRKNRDYGDSFRKVYEEYGDLSLIIRLTDKLERLKNLQNKENLVKDESKEDTIGDIAGYTILRLALKKVIG, encoded by the coding sequence ATGAGTTGGACAGGAAAAGAATATCGAGACATCCATTCTGAAGAATCTCCGATAAACGAATTTGAACAAGCGGTGAAGGAAACATGCAACGAATTAGCGGACATCATCATAAGAAAAAACCGAGACTATGGAGACAGCTTTAGAAAAGTTTATGAGGAATATGGAGACTTGTCGCTTATCATACGCTTAACGGATAAACTTGAACGTTTAAAGAATTTACAAAACAAAGAGAATTTGGTCAAAGACGAATCAAAGGAGGACACCATAGGAGATATAGCAGGATATACAATACTAAGATTAGCGTTAAAGAAGGTGATCGGGTGA
- a CDS encoding BC1872 family protein, producing MNLREIDRLVAEKVMGWEPEEIEGSAYLSGYVLYKREEPPHIPDYQFKPSTNVADAWKVVEKLREKELYVDIDTFAEHYDVRVVSGPNEVGHSLSETAPLAICLAALKAAGVEVEGMDNEQ from the coding sequence ATGAATCTGCGTGAGATTGACCGTTTGGTTGCGGAGAAAGTGATGGGTTGGGAACCAGAAGAAATAGAAGGTTCAGCGTATTTATCCGGCTATGTTCTATACAAAAGAGAAGAACCGCCACATATTCCAGATTATCAGTTCAAACCTTCAACCAACGTCGCAGACGCCTGGAAGGTCGTCGAGAAGCTGCGAGAAAAGGAACTGTACGTAGATATTGATACATTCGCAGAGCATTACGATGTTCGGGTTGTTTCAGGACCTAATGAAGTAGGACATTCATTATCAGAAACCGCCCCACTTGCTATTTGTTTGGCTGCGCTTAAAGCGGCGGGTGTAGAAGTGGAGGGGATGGACAATGAACAATAA
- a CDS encoding dUTP diphosphatase — MNLQKLFEMQRKLDEHIEREHPRQEGEDRLAKKILALQVELGELANELPEVFKFWSNKKNNYEKALKEYVDGLHFILSIGLEIRFVNKSMDCFYGRDLVKAFNTTFYLVSKFGEFYIRYGKGCGLSDMYEEVLWYFLGLGKALGFTPEQIEAAYMEKNEINHERQDNGY; from the coding sequence ATGAATTTGCAAAAACTCTTTGAAATGCAACGTAAATTAGACGAACACATTGAGCGCGAGCATCCGCGGCAAGAAGGCGAGGATAGATTAGCGAAGAAAATCCTTGCGTTACAAGTGGAACTTGGTGAACTAGCGAATGAATTGCCGGAAGTATTCAAGTTTTGGAGCAATAAGAAAAACAATTATGAAAAAGCATTAAAGGAATATGTAGACGGGTTGCATTTCATTTTGTCGATTGGCTTGGAAATCAGATTTGTGAATAAGTCGATGGACTGCTTTTATGGGCGTGATTTAGTCAAGGCGTTTAACACGACATTTTATTTGGTTAGCAAGTTTGGCGAATTCTATATACGTTATGGCAAAGGGTGCGGACTTTCCGATATGTATGAAGAAGTGCTTTGGTATTTTCTAGGACTTGGAAAGGCGCTTGGCTTCACACCGGAGCAGATAGAAGCGGCATACATGGAGAAAAACGAAATCAACCATGAACGACAAGATAACGGATATTAA
- the terS gene encoding phage terminase small subunit — protein sequence MPRQRDPRRDEAFEIWKQHNGNITNREIAKMLGVDEKVVAVWKQRDKWNDVQQTNKNVVQQKKKHGGQPGNRGNPNPKNQFTKRNRAAVKHGFFSKYLPQESLDIMEEIQERSPIDLLWDQIMIQYAAIIRAQKIMFVSDQDDLTKELKKEKNTLTENMEISEREYEIQFAWDKHATFLNAQSRAMSELRSLIKQFEEMASMDDERRLKLEQMKLGIEKTKKETEFIEERTKQLKGAAKDTSLLKALIDVVKGDGS from the coding sequence ATGCCAAGACAACGTGATCCAAGACGAGATGAAGCGTTTGAGATATGGAAACAACACAATGGGAATATCACCAATCGAGAAATCGCAAAAATGCTCGGTGTTGATGAAAAGGTAGTCGCTGTATGGAAACAGCGTGACAAATGGAATGATGTACAACAAACAAACAAGAATGTTGTACAACAAAAGAAAAAACACGGCGGACAGCCTGGAAATAGGGGAAATCCTAATCCAAAAAACCAATTTACAAAACGGAACAGAGCTGCGGTGAAGCACGGTTTCTTTTCGAAATATCTCCCCCAAGAATCGTTGGATATTATGGAGGAGATTCAGGAGCGTTCACCTATCGATCTTCTTTGGGACCAAATCATGATTCAATATGCAGCCATAATACGGGCGCAGAAAATCATGTTTGTTTCCGATCAAGACGATTTGACCAAAGAACTAAAAAAAGAGAAGAACACCCTCACTGAAAATATGGAAATTAGTGAAAGGGAATACGAAATTCAATTTGCATGGGATAAGCACGCTACGTTCCTAAACGCGCAGTCTAGGGCAATGTCTGAATTGCGAAGCCTTATTAAACAATTTGAAGAAATGGCAAGCATGGATGATGAACGTCGATTGAAACTCGAACAAATGAAATTGGGTATCGAGAAAACCAAGAAAGAAACAGAATTCATTGAAGAACGCACAAAGCAGCTTAAAGGCGCCGCTAAAGATACATCGTTACTCAAAGCGCTTATTGATGTGGTTAAAGGTGACGGTTCATGA
- a CDS encoding ERF family protein: MKRSESIANIAAALCKFQEECPAPKKTAENPHFKSKYSPLEEIISTIKPYLAKNGLSFFQSTTTEGENICVTTLILHSSGEYIESEPLKLPMGKVTAQGAGSAVTYARRYSLCAALGIAAEEDDDGNAATEQPKATDKQLNYIDSLLTKKANDKYPKAELYRLLKEQIGTDKDMEDWTAAEASKAIEILTGKQKQGA, translated from the coding sequence ATGAAACGTTCGGAAAGTATCGCAAATATTGCTGCTGCTCTTTGCAAATTCCAAGAAGAATGTCCGGCTCCAAAGAAAACAGCGGAAAACCCGCATTTCAAAAGCAAATACAGCCCGTTAGAAGAAATCATCAGCACGATCAAGCCTTATTTAGCAAAGAACGGCCTTTCCTTCTTCCAATCGACTACAACGGAAGGTGAAAACATTTGCGTTACCACCCTTATTTTACACAGTAGCGGCGAGTACATCGAGAGTGAACCGTTGAAATTGCCGATGGGCAAAGTCACTGCACAAGGCGCAGGAAGCGCGGTCACATACGCAAGACGTTACAGCTTATGCGCGGCATTAGGTATCGCCGCAGAGGAAGATGACGACGGCAACGCGGCAACGGAACAGCCGAAAGCGACCGATAAACAACTGAATTACATTGATTCCTTGCTGACGAAAAAAGCAAATGACAAATATCCGAAAGCAGAGCTTTACCGCTTATTAAAAGAGCAGATCGGCACGGATAAAGATATGGAAGACTGGACGGCAGCAGAAGCAAGCAAAGCAATTGAAATTTTGACCGGTAAACAAAAGCAAGGGGCTTAA
- a CDS encoding ImmA/IrrE family metallo-endopeptidase encodes MIPSKVKVAGVTYEVKEVEGLAADHDLYGQVTYRNNIIKLDSGLHQERKEQVFVHELFHAILYEAGYDEHDEEMVRRVANVLYQVLKENQLNFGEN; translated from the coding sequence ATGATTCCAAGCAAAGTCAAAGTGGCCGGTGTGACGTATGAAGTAAAAGAGGTTGAAGGATTAGCGGCAGACCATGATTTATATGGTCAAGTCACGTATCGAAACAATATTATTAAACTCGATAGCGGTTTACACCAAGAACGGAAAGAACAAGTATTTGTACATGAGTTATTCCATGCAATTTTATATGAAGCTGGATACGACGAGCACGATGAGGAAATGGTACGAAGGGTAGCGAATGTGTTGTATCAAGTGTTGAAAGAAAACCAGCTTAACTTTGGTGAAAATTAG
- a CDS encoding ATP-binding protein, with amino-acid sequence MQAIHTLISSRFQIVGKRICESCGSEVSIIKTVFNGEEKEISHCLQCETKKLEQECNDYYKEREKRKAEMIFERFSFISDDLLNANFDNYIPDHPSKEEAKKKAQWYAKNFPSILNKEYDWQSLLFQGGYGLGKSHLAYSIAQYVKKLGYVVIFLDSPSLLRVIRESYGKDSHFTESEILEMCYEADLLVLDDIGAEYVKSENGLESWATDKLFQVIYARMGKPTIYTTNYKSDELIAKYGQHGGRIVSRMMKGTKVIKFEGKDYRLKGF; translated from the coding sequence GTGCAAGCAATCCATACTCTAATCTCTTCTAGGTTCCAAATTGTAGGCAAGCGGATTTGTGAATCTTGCGGAAGTGAAGTCAGCATTATTAAAACGGTATTCAACGGCGAAGAAAAAGAAATTAGCCACTGTTTACAATGCGAAACAAAGAAACTGGAACAAGAGTGCAACGATTACTACAAAGAGAGAGAAAAGCGCAAAGCAGAAATGATATTTGAACGGTTCAGTTTCATCTCCGATGACCTGTTAAACGCTAATTTTGATAATTACATCCCTGATCATCCAAGCAAAGAGGAAGCAAAGAAAAAAGCGCAATGGTACGCGAAGAATTTCCCTAGCATCTTGAACAAAGAGTATGATTGGCAGTCACTTCTTTTTCAAGGTGGATACGGTTTAGGGAAGTCCCATTTAGCCTACAGCATTGCGCAATACGTGAAAAAGCTTGGTTATGTCGTGATATTCCTAGATTCGCCAAGTTTGCTACGGGTTATACGTGAAAGTTACGGAAAAGACAGCCATTTTACGGAATCGGAAATATTAGAAATGTGTTATGAAGCAGACCTGCTTGTATTAGACGATATTGGAGCGGAATATGTCAAGAGCGAAAATGGTTTGGAAAGTTGGGCGACAGATAAATTGTTCCAAGTGATTTACGCGAGAATGGGAAAACCGACTATTTACACCACGAACTATAAGTCAGATGAATTGATCGCAAAATACGGCCAACACGGCGGCCGCATTGTTTCCCGAATGATGAAAGGTACAAAAGTCATTAAGTTTGAAGGCAAAGACTATCGTTTAAAGGGGTTTTGA
- a CDS encoding helix-turn-helix domain-containing protein: MIVRNNLRVLMAKHKMNIKDVHEKTGLSRTTISKLYNEESTTIAFETISKLCELFNCDIGDLLYLEEVEEGKEE, from the coding sequence ATGATTGTACGGAATAACCTTCGCGTCCTAATGGCGAAACATAAAATGAATATCAAAGATGTTCATGAAAAAACAGGATTAAGCCGTACCACAATTTCCAAACTGTATAATGAAGAATCAACAACTATTGCGTTTGAGACAATCAGCAAACTTTGCGAACTGTTTAATTGTGATATTGGCGATCTGCTTTATTTGGAGGAAGTGGAGGAAGGGAAGGAAGAATAA
- a CDS encoding phage portal protein, with the protein MFKNIIQTVRRWLYNVGIIRGIQSVYAKKEIPVNETFYNQIDVWKALYSGYHEDFHKVKYHTINGTRTRRMATLNMPKVVSQELATLIFNEKCEINISDETLAENIKSVFEANSFYKKFQDYLEYNFALGGMVIKGYAENSKIKLSYVTADCFIPISWDNTGIKEGVFVNEIRRQNKKYTHLEWHLWDGLEYVICNELYESNGSDLGVRVPLNTLFPDLQEETRIQNLTRPLFVYFKPNTANNIDLNSPLGISVYANSLDTLKSLDIAFDSFQREFRLGRKRIIVPASAIKTVIDPQTGQQHRYFDATDEVYEAFNLDQDSNEIKDISVELRVEEHIAAINALLNILAMQIGFSAGTFTFDGQGVKTATEVVSENSKTFRTKQSHETVIEAGLQELVEVIIQVAELYGFFSRPPKYKVSVTFDDSIAEDQTAEIKKQVLLVTNGLTSKKRAIMKVHGVTEEEAEKILQEIMKEQQTVTAQAIDLFGMTQSGGE; encoded by the coding sequence ATGTTTAAAAACATTATCCAGACAGTAAGGAGGTGGTTATATAACGTGGGAATCATTCGTGGAATTCAGAGCGTGTATGCCAAAAAAGAAATTCCGGTCAATGAAACCTTTTACAATCAGATCGACGTGTGGAAGGCGTTATACAGCGGCTACCATGAAGATTTTCATAAAGTGAAATATCACACGATCAACGGAACGAGAACACGTCGGATGGCGACATTGAATATGCCGAAAGTCGTCTCGCAAGAATTGGCCACACTCATTTTCAATGAGAAATGCGAGATCAATATTTCAGATGAAACACTGGCAGAAAACATTAAGAGTGTGTTCGAAGCGAACAGCTTCTATAAGAAGTTTCAAGACTATCTTGAATACAATTTTGCACTTGGTGGTATGGTCATCAAAGGGTATGCGGAAAATAGCAAGATTAAGTTGTCGTATGTAACAGCGGATTGTTTTATCCCGATTAGTTGGGATAACACCGGAATCAAAGAAGGTGTATTTGTCAACGAGATTCGACGGCAGAACAAAAAATACACGCATTTAGAATGGCATTTATGGGACGGCCTGGAGTACGTTATCTGCAATGAGTTATACGAATCTAACGGCAGCGATTTAGGCGTGCGCGTGCCGCTTAATACATTGTTCCCTGACTTACAAGAAGAAACACGGATACAAAACCTAACGCGGCCGCTGTTTGTCTATTTCAAACCAAATACAGCGAATAATATTGACCTTAATTCACCGCTGGGTATCTCGGTCTATGCGAACTCGCTAGACACACTGAAATCACTTGATATTGCCTTTGACAGCTTCCAGCGGGAATTTAGACTAGGGCGCAAACGGATTATTGTACCGGCATCCGCTATTAAGACGGTCATTGACCCGCAAACAGGGCAGCAGCACCGCTATTTTGATGCTACCGATGAAGTATACGAAGCGTTTAATTTGGACCAAGATTCGAACGAAATCAAAGACATTTCGGTGGAGTTAAGAGTAGAGGAACACATCGCCGCAATCAATGCGTTATTGAACATCTTGGCGATGCAGATAGGCTTTTCAGCGGGAACATTCACGTTTGATGGCCAGGGCGTGAAAACCGCTACGGAAGTAGTCAGCGAGAACTCGAAAACATTCCGCACAAAGCAAAGTCATGAAACAGTAATCGAAGCAGGCTTGCAAGAATTGGTTGAGGTTATTATCCAAGTTGCGGAATTATACGGCTTCTTTTCGCGTCCACCGAAATACAAGGTTTCGGTCACGTTTGATGATTCCATCGCGGAAGATCAAACGGCCGAGATCAAAAAACAAGTGTTACTCGTCACAAATGGCTTAACGAGTAAAAAGCGAGCAATTATGAAAGTGCACGGCGTGACAGAGGAAGAAGCTGAAAAAATATTACAAGAGATTATGAAAGAACAGCAAACCGTGACCGCACAAGCCATTGACCTATTCGGGATGACGCAAAGCGGTGGTGAATGA
- a CDS encoding helix-turn-helix domain-containing protein: MTDVQIKLLEVMAKKKIRYVRDVAKMANLSPTILYDLVNDKKRAIRLDTIARLCKALDCEIGELIEIKKDNKVS; encoded by the coding sequence ATGACAGATGTTCAAATTAAGCTGCTCGAAGTCATGGCAAAAAAGAAAATCCGCTACGTTCGAGATGTAGCAAAGATGGCCAATTTATCCCCTACCATCCTTTACGACCTCGTTAATGACAAGAAACGTGCAATCCGTTTGGATACCATCGCTAGACTTTGCAAAGCATTGGACTGCGAAATCGGGGAGCTAATCGAGATCAAGAAAGATAATAAAGTTTCATAA
- a CDS encoding single-stranded DNA-binding protein → MNKVVLIGRLTRDAELRYTKKGNAVASFTVAVNRNKDEADFINCIAWNKVAENLANYTQKGTLIAVDGSIQTRSYEKDGQRIFVTEVLAHSVEFLSSKGKGTGEQKERNTGQKNVNTNVYGVADPLTGENSGYDDPFVDSSISVDDMSDLPF, encoded by the coding sequence ATGAACAAAGTGGTATTAATTGGGAGACTAACGAGAGACGCTGAATTACGGTATACCAAGAAAGGCAACGCCGTTGCATCCTTTACGGTGGCGGTCAATCGAAACAAAGACGAAGCTGACTTTATCAATTGTATCGCTTGGAACAAAGTCGCAGAAAACTTGGCGAACTATACGCAAAAGGGTACGTTGATCGCGGTAGACGGGAGTATCCAAACACGAAGCTATGAGAAGGATGGACAACGCATATTTGTAACGGAAGTATTGGCGCATAGCGTGGAGTTTTTATCGTCGAAGGGTAAAGGTACCGGAGAACAAAAAGAACGCAATACGGGGCAAAAGAACGTGAATACGAACGTGTATGGAGTGGCGGACCCGTTGACAGGAGAAAACAGCGGATATGATGACCCGTTTGTCGATAGCAGTATATCCGTCGATGATATGAGTGATTTGCCTTTTTGA
- a CDS encoding DUF1064 domain-containing protein, whose translation MSGSKYKSKKAEVDGYTFDSKAEARYYEQLKWLLDHKQIKGFRLQPKYILLESFKKNGKTFRKIEYIADFEVKHLDNSIEVVDVKGFETPVFSIKRKLFEKLYPNYRLSIVTYSKKYGGWIELDELKKLRRKKKKA comes from the coding sequence ATGAGCGGCAGTAAATACAAATCCAAAAAAGCAGAAGTGGACGGGTACACATTCGATTCAAAAGCCGAAGCGCGATACTACGAGCAGCTAAAATGGCTGCTCGATCATAAACAAATCAAAGGATTCCGGCTCCAACCAAAATATATATTGCTCGAATCATTCAAGAAAAACGGGAAGACCTTTCGAAAAATTGAGTACATCGCAGATTTTGAGGTAAAGCATTTAGATAACAGTATCGAAGTCGTTGACGTGAAAGGATTTGAAACGCCGGTATTTTCGATTAAACGCAAGCTATTTGAAAAGTTATATCCAAACTATCGCCTATCCATTGTTACATACAGCAAGAAATACGGCGGGTGGATTGAGTTGGATGAACTAAAGAAATTGCGGCGGAAAAAGAAAAAAGCATAG
- a CDS encoding phage minor capsid protein, producing the protein MMTPEKSQQLAMPVVDVYLAIEEQILINIAKQLREGKKLMEDNIQSWQLKKMMELGTLTQQNIITIAKHAGMAVNEVSKMLEEAGYSAVDEIEGDLAEAVQMGVAIQPPAVAESTAIAAVLTAYQRQARDVFNLVNTTMLQQAEQAYIDILNQTVGKVLTGVQTPQQALRETAARWAEHGIPALIDRKGRKWTTEAYINMTMRSMSNKIANDMQWARMDDYGVDLIEISSHLDARPKCAPYQGRIYSRSGNHPKYPPFSSTSYSDPAGLLGVNCRHVIYPFIEGVSKQRFHPYDLKEVSKAYKQSQKQRYLERQIRYAKRELKMMEALGDQEGIKAAKAKVRERQANMRRFIEETGLKRNYEREQIY; encoded by the coding sequence ATGATGACACCGGAAAAAAGTCAACAACTCGCTATGCCTGTTGTGGATGTGTATTTGGCGATTGAGGAACAAATTTTGATTAATATCGCCAAACAATTACGCGAAGGCAAGAAACTGATGGAAGATAACATACAGTCATGGCAGTTAAAAAAGATGATGGAATTAGGCACACTCACGCAACAAAATATCATCACGATTGCCAAACACGCTGGCATGGCCGTGAATGAAGTATCGAAAATGTTGGAAGAAGCGGGATATAGCGCGGTGGATGAAATTGAAGGCGACCTTGCCGAAGCGGTACAGATGGGTGTTGCGATACAACCGCCGGCCGTTGCAGAAAGCACGGCTATCGCCGCTGTTCTCACTGCCTATCAGCGGCAAGCGCGCGACGTGTTCAATCTCGTCAACACCACCATGCTACAACAAGCAGAACAAGCTTATATCGACATTTTGAACCAAACAGTAGGGAAAGTATTGACGGGTGTTCAAACGCCACAACAAGCCTTGCGTGAAACCGCCGCTCGATGGGCAGAGCATGGGATTCCTGCTCTGATTGACCGGAAAGGGCGGAAATGGACAACGGAAGCCTATATCAATATGACAATGCGCTCGATGTCCAATAAGATTGCGAACGATATGCAATGGGCACGCATGGATGATTACGGCGTTGACCTTATTGAGATTTCAAGCCACCTAGACGCGCGGCCAAAATGCGCTCCGTATCAAGGGCGTATCTATTCCCGAAGTGGCAATCACCCGAAATATCCGCCGTTTAGCTCGACGAGTTACAGTGATCCGGCAGGCCTCCTGGGAGTGAACTGTCGTCATGTCATTTATCCGTTTATCGAAGGTGTCTCAAAACAACGCTTCCATCCATACGACCTAAAAGAAGTCAGCAAGGCTTACAAGCAAAGTCAAAAACAGCGTTATCTTGAAAGACAAATCCGCTATGCTAAACGGGAACTGAAAATGATGGAAGCGTTAGGCGATCAAGAGGGGATCAAAGCCGCTAAAGCGAAGGTGCGTGAACGTCAAGCGAACATGCGCCGCTTTATTGAGGAAACAGGGTTAAAACGAAATTACGAAAGAGAACAAATCTATTAG
- a CDS encoding RinA family phage transcriptional regulator encodes MTTAIKLKKATFKHIEAELYCYHDTLKEIDRLRKDIMFCREEVDENVGGGRSNLPSSPTERIGTILLTHKKLQQLETIANAIQLVFDRVPDEYKRLIQLKYWTKPQRYTWDGIADQLHISKRQAMRWRDEIIYAIAEVLGWR; translated from the coding sequence GTGACAACAGCTATTAAACTTAAAAAAGCCACGTTCAAACATATCGAAGCGGAATTGTATTGCTATCACGATACACTAAAAGAAATAGATCGGTTACGGAAAGACATTATGTTTTGTAGAGAGGAAGTTGACGAAAATGTGGGCGGAGGGAGAAGCAATCTCCCTTCCAGCCCGACAGAGAGAATCGGGACTATTTTGCTTACACATAAAAAGCTCCAACAGCTAGAAACAATTGCGAATGCGATACAATTAGTTTTCGACCGTGTTCCAGACGAATACAAGCGGCTGATACAACTTAAATATTGGACCAAACCGCAACGCTACACATGGGATGGGATTGCAGATCAGCTACATATCAGCAAGAGACAGGCGATGCGGTGGCGGGATGAAATCATTTATGCGATAGCGGAGGTTTTGGGTTGGAGATGA
- a CDS encoding conserved phage C-terminal domain-containing protein, with protein sequence MLTGHPIVDEIGKINFEGTVIPHNWFNVIKFDSGKPDVVAIVLLSEIVYWYRPAIIKDELTGRIKEVRKRFKADLLQRSYDSFAEQFGFTKRQVKDALKRLEDAGLIVREFRNIHVDGKAFANVLFIRLNPEKVLEITFGQGGVTLERQGYDVETSGVLRSNVRGYDVETSDKYRDYNTEITTENTTNISIPYREIVDYLNKKAGTSYRHTSKKTQQLIRARWNEGFRLDDFKTVIDKKVAEWLNDPKMNKYLRPETLFGTKFESYLNQKGGVKNGASNPYSNLF encoded by the coding sequence ATGCTGACAGGTCATCCAATAGTCGATGAAATAGGAAAAATCAATTTTGAAGGCACAGTCATCCCACACAATTGGTTTAACGTGATTAAATTCGATAGCGGCAAGCCGGACGTTGTAGCGATTGTGTTACTTTCGGAAATCGTTTATTGGTATCGTCCAGCGATCATTAAAGATGAATTGACAGGGCGAATTAAAGAGGTTAGGAAACGGTTCAAAGCTGATTTGCTACAACGAAGTTATGACAGCTTTGCGGAACAATTCGGATTCACCAAACGGCAAGTAAAGGATGCATTGAAGCGGCTGGAAGATGCCGGATTGATCGTAAGGGAGTTTAGAAACATTCATGTAGACGGCAAGGCTTTTGCTAACGTGTTATTTATTCGATTGAATCCGGAAAAAGTGCTAGAAATCACATTCGGTCAAGGTGGTGTGACGTTAGAACGTCAGGGGTATGACGTTGAAACGTCAGGGGTGTTACGTTCAAACGTCAGAGGGTATGACGTTGAAACGTCAGACAAATACAGAGATTACAATACAGAGATTACTACAGAGAATACTACAAATATATCTATACCTTATCGCGAAATTGTTGACTACTTAAATAAAAAAGCAGGAACGTCTTACCGACATACATCCAAGAAAACACAACAACTCATAAGAGCACGTTGGAACGAAGGATTCCGTTTAGATGACTTTAAAACCGTCATTGATAAGAAAGTCGCTGAATGGCTTAATGACCCGAAAATGAATAAATACTTACGGCCGGAAACGCTGTTCGGGACGAAATTTGAATCGTACCTTAACCAAAAAGGCGGTGTGAAAAACGGTGCAAGCAATCCATACTCTAATCTCTTCTAG
- a CDS encoding ORF6N domain-containing protein, with protein MNLPVIEQNGQRVLTTQQLAEAYGTDEKRISENFSRNKERYKPGKHFILLQGEDLKIFKSTYPQIAEQSKRAPLLYLWTEKGAWLHAKSLNTDQAWEAYERLVDEYYNVKENAVNLQMLSPQLQTLISLELRQKQLEQEIAMVRKEADEAKQQIANTTNEIVDLKRGLVDINLPLRKQFNDAVRALSKKEQIGFDEAYSRVYELLGAQYHVDIKRRVENRRMKGDKNIKPIDIVEELNLLVPAIRLAKALAGKVG; from the coding sequence ATGAATTTACCGGTAATTGAACAAAATGGCCAACGCGTTTTGACTACTCAACAATTAGCGGAAGCATATGGAACAGATGAAAAGCGCATTTCCGAAAATTTTAGTCGGAACAAAGAGCGTTATAAACCGGGAAAACATTTCATTTTGTTGCAAGGTGAGGATTTAAAGATCTTTAAATCAACTTATCCGCAAATTGCGGAACAGTCAAAAAGGGCTCCATTGCTTTACCTTTGGACAGAAAAAGGTGCTTGGCTCCATGCAAAATCGTTAAATACAGATCAAGCATGGGAAGCATACGAACGACTTGTTGATGAATATTACAACGTCAAAGAAAACGCAGTCAATCTTCAAATGTTAAGCCCACAACTCCAAACATTAATCTCGTTAGAACTTCGTCAAAAACAGCTTGAACAGGAAATTGCGATGGTTCGCAAGGAAGCAGATGAAGCCAAGCAGCAAATCGCTAACACCACCAATGAAATTGTTGATTTAAAACGCGGTTTAGTTGACATTAACCTTCCATTGCGAAAGCAGTTTAACGATGCGGTTCGTGCATTATCGAAGAAAGAACAGATCGGCTTTGATGAAGCATACAGCAGAGTTTACGAATTATTAGGGGCGCAATATCACGTGGATATTAAAAGACGCGTAGAAAACCGCAGAATGAAAGGTGATAAAAACATCAAGCCGATCGACATTGTGGAAGAACTCAATTTGTTGGTACCTGCAATTCGGCTTGCAAAAGCATTAGCTGGCAAGGTCGGATAA
- a CDS encoding HNH endonuclease, whose protein sequence is MNLSNEFHPAPKPVTQRKDKPRRKGKTKIPKKRKKKIETYKGRVIPKAKDRTKISKANYERMIEEFGDRCMICGRIPIQAHHLVFRSKLGSGNWRNLAPLCDEHHRQAHRDYEFAEWLRQERAKRFGPHFGKDKYALFKEGLIPNTTERAFEKFFEEEEEKYGLARVATESDS, encoded by the coding sequence GTGAACCTTTCAAATGAATTCCATCCAGCGCCCAAGCCAGTGACACAAAGAAAGGACAAGCCGCGCCGGAAGGGAAAAACGAAGATACCAAAGAAGCGGAAAAAGAAGATTGAAACGTACAAAGGCCGAGTGATACCGAAAGCAAAAGACCGGACAAAAATCAGCAAAGCCAACTATGAACGAATGATCGAGGAATTCGGTGATCGGTGTATGATATGCGGAAGAATACCGATTCAAGCACACCATCTCGTTTTTAGAAGCAAGTTAGGATCCGGCAATTGGCGCAATTTAGCTCCGTTATGTGACGAACATCATCGGCAAGCCCATCGTGATTATGAATTTGCGGAATGGTTGCGGCAAGAACGAGCGAAACGATTTGGCCCGCATTTTGGAAAAGATAAATACGCTCTGTTTAAAGAAGGTCTAATACCAAACACAACGGAACGGGCATTTGAAAAGTTTTTTGAAGAGGAGGAAGAAAAATATGGATTGGCTAGAGTGGCAACGGAAAGTGATTCGTGA